In Neisseria animalis, a single window of DNA contains:
- a CDS encoding prephenate dehydrogenase, with protein MSVSLPLKHITLIGVGLIGGSFVLDLKRLGLVERVAGVDLSRDNLERALERKVIDEAFTEISEASIGNADLVLIATPVSTLPQICRAIKPFLRQDTLVSDVGSTKQSALAAFESYLPEFLPNCIATHPIAGSDRHGALAAQFGLYQDKKLIITPHGREQAGGIERVEALWQAVGAKTFRMSAAEHDAIFAAVSHLPHLLAFAFVHEMFDHPDGQRFLQFAASGFRDFTRIASSHPAIWTDICMANKNSLLGLLSGVEAQLAVLRDMLEKGDTAALYRYFEEAKNTRDEWLKGQ; from the coding sequence ATGTCCGTCTCTCTCCCGCTCAAGCATATTACCCTGATAGGCGTTGGCCTGATCGGGGGATCGTTTGTATTGGATTTGAAACGCTTGGGGCTGGTGGAGCGTGTAGCGGGCGTGGATTTGAGCCGCGACAATCTCGAACGCGCGTTGGAGCGGAAGGTGATTGACGAGGCTTTTACCGAAATCAGCGAAGCAAGCATAGGCAATGCGGATTTGGTGCTGATTGCGACGCCGGTTTCAACGCTGCCGCAGATTTGCCGTGCCATCAAGCCTTTTTTACGGCAGGATACGCTGGTGTCCGATGTGGGCAGTACCAAGCAGTCGGCATTGGCGGCATTTGAATCTTATCTGCCCGAATTTCTTCCGAATTGTATTGCCACCCATCCGATTGCGGGTTCGGACCGTCATGGTGCGTTGGCGGCGCAATTTGGTTTGTATCAGGATAAAAAGCTGATTATTACGCCGCACGGCAGGGAACAGGCAGGCGGTATCGAGCGTGTGGAGGCGTTGTGGCAGGCGGTGGGCGCAAAAACTTTCCGCATGAGTGCGGCGGAGCATGATGCAATTTTCGCCGCGGTATCGCATTTGCCGCATTTATTGGCGTTTGCCTTTGTGCATGAAATGTTTGACCACCCCGACGGGCAGCGTTTTTTGCAGTTTGCCGCTTCCGGCTTTCGGGACTTTACCCGCATTGCCTCCAGCCACCCGGCGATTTGGACGGATATTTGTATGGCAAACAAAAACAGCCTGCTCGGGCTGCTGTCCGGAGTGGAAGCGCAGTTGGCGGTGTTGCGCGATATGTTGGAAAAGGGCGATACTGCGGCCTTGTACCGTTATTTTGAAGAAGCGAAAAACACGCGGGACGAATGGTTGAAAGGACAGTAA